The Streptomyces sp. NL15-2K genome contains a region encoding:
- a CDS encoding plastocyanin/azurin family copper-binding protein, whose product MKPSDETGATGQRRRRPPAGNRGLLVAGLGAALAAVFSLGLLSAASGSSQVGSSEQVADAAQAPAAAEAQPAAAAEADYQVDIMGNKFGDGKQFVVEVGQTVQWTNHDSVPHTVTTTKAPVKFDSGTLNQGDSWSYTFTKAGTYEYYCAVHPDMVSSVKVVEGSGGGGGSTPTPTPTPTAPPTTGPTPAPPTTPAPTPTPTGGSGGGSGDDEQCTSVQNVLLPILQHLYVAHLERSPGEQVQDALALDSYIKMHTVWVESILKPAVEGGGTVLDDTLSVLLNHVNKAHLEESLGQQVTDLLNPDSYVKMHTVWAGQMLTPTTDFLTDNC is encoded by the coding sequence GTGAAACCAAGCGATGAGACCGGTGCGACCGGGCAGCGGCGGCGCAGGCCGCCCGCCGGGAACCGGGGTCTGCTGGTCGCCGGGCTCGGTGCGGCCCTGGCCGCCGTATTCAGTCTCGGGCTGCTGAGCGCGGCCTCGGGCTCCAGCCAGGTCGGCTCCTCGGAGCAGGTAGCGGACGCGGCTCAGGCGCCCGCTGCCGCCGAGGCGCAGCCCGCGGCGGCCGCCGAGGCCGACTACCAGGTCGACATCATGGGCAACAAGTTCGGCGACGGAAAGCAGTTCGTCGTCGAGGTCGGCCAGACGGTGCAGTGGACCAACCACGACAGCGTGCCGCACACGGTCACCACGACCAAGGCCCCGGTGAAATTCGACTCCGGGACGCTGAACCAGGGTGACTCGTGGTCGTACACCTTCACCAAGGCCGGGACGTACGAGTACTACTGCGCCGTGCACCCGGACATGGTGTCGTCGGTGAAGGTCGTCGAGGGCTCCGGCGGTGGTGGCGGATCGACGCCCACACCCACGCCCACACCTACGGCCCCGCCCACGACCGGCCCGACTCCCGCTCCTCCCACGACGCCCGCCCCCACGCCGACTCCCACGGGCGGTTCCGGTGGCGGCTCCGGTGACGACGAGCAGTGCACCAGCGTCCAGAACGTGCTGCTGCCGATCCTCCAGCACCTCTACGTGGCGCACCTGGAGCGGTCCCCGGGCGAGCAGGTGCAGGACGCGCTCGCGCTCGACTCGTACATCAAGATGCACACGGTGTGGGTCGAGAGCATCCTCAAGCCCGCCGTCGAAGGCGGCGGCACGGTGCTCGACGACACCCTCAGCGTGCTGCTGAACCACGTCAACAAGGCACACCTGGAGGAATCGCTCGGACAGCAGGTCACCGACCTGCTCAACCCCGACAGCTACGTGAAGATGCACACCGTCTGGGCCGGGCAGATGCTCACGCCCACCACGGACTTCCTCACCGACAACTGCTGA